In Aquila chrysaetos chrysaetos chromosome 2, bAquChr1.4, whole genome shotgun sequence, the following are encoded in one genomic region:
- the LOC115348652 gene encoding acetyl-coenzyme A synthetase 2-like, mitochondrial, which yields MARLLARACCPKALPQSPRCPPGSVTARAWSNGPLTAYMPEAVTFPRPKDHQGLYKVSVEQGDAFWGALGRSRLTWITPFHSVQDCDLRQGRVSWFLGGQLNVSVNCLDRHVHVAPDKVALIWEKDEPGEEVQVTYRELLELTCRLGNTLKRQGVKRGDRVTIYMPPCPLAVASMLACARIGAVHAVVFAGFSAESLADRIRNAQSETVITVNQGLRGGKVIELKKTVDQAVKQCPGVKRVLVSMRTDSKVPMTALDVPLEEEMMKEDACCEPAAMDSEDMLFLLYTSGSTGKPKGLVHSQAGYLLFAALTHKYVFNYQDRDIFGCVADIGWITGHTYVVYGPLCNGGTTVLFESTPIHPNPGRYWETVERLKINQFYGAPTAIRLLLRYGDEWVKKYDRSSLKVLGSVGEPINKEAWEWYFHVVGETRCPVVDTWWQTETGGICISPRPSNPGAKILPGMAMRPFFGISPSLLDDKGNVLLENNISGALCISQAWPGMARTIYNDHKRFLETYLTPYPGFFFTGDGVYRTSEGYYQLTGRLDDIINISGHRLGTAEVEDIVNHHVAVAESAVIGYPHEIKGEGAYVFVVLKKDSGYTQETLTAELRELISKKIAKYAAPEYVQVTHRLPKTRSGKIMRRVLRKIVEDKASELGDLTTLDDHEAVQQIIEGRKLLVEGWKSC from the exons ATGGCCAGGCTGCTGGCTAGGGCTTGCTGCCCCAAAGCTCTTCCTCAGAGTCCCAGATGCCCCCCTGGGTCAGTGACTGCCCGAGCCTGGAGCAACGGGCCCCTCACCGCCTACATGCCCGAAGCCGTCACCTTTCCCAGACCCAAGGACCACCAAGGCTTGTACAAGGTGTcagtggagcagggggatgccttCTGGGGAGCACTAGGGAGGAGCCGGCTCACCTGGATCACCCCCTTCCACTCTGTCCAGGACTGTGACCTGCGCCAGGGCAGGGTCTCCTGGTTCCTGGGTGGGCAGCTGAATGTGTCAG TGAATTGTCTGGACCGACATGTCCATGTAGCCCCAGACAAAGTGGCCTTAATCTGGGAGAAGGATGAACCAGGAGAGGAGGTACAGGTCACATACAG GGAACTGCTGGAGCTGACGTGCCGCCTGGGAAACACCTTGAAACGGCAAGGGGTGAAACGGGGTGACAGGGTGACAATCTACATGCCCCCATGCCCGCTGGCAGTGGCTAGCATGCTGGCCTGTGCCCGCATTGGGGCTGTGCACGCTGTGGTGTTCGCCGGGTTCAGTGCAGAGTCCCTAGCAGACAGGATCCGGAATG CCCAGTCGGAGACAGTGATCACAGTGAACCAGGGCCTGAGAGGCGGCAAGGTTATTGAGCTAAAGAAGACAGTGGACCAGGCTGTGAAGCAGTGCCCAGGAGTGAAACGGGTTCTGGTTTCCATGAGGACCGACAGCAAGGTTCCCATGACAGCCCTGGACGTGCCGCTGGAGGAG GAGATGATGAAGGAGGATGCGTGCTGTGAGCCTGCTGCCATGGACAGTGAAGACATGTTGTTCCTTCTCTACACATCAGGCAGTACTGGCAAACCCAAGGGTCTGGTTCATTCCCAGGCTGGTTACTTGCTGTTTGCTGCTCTTACGCACAAG TACGTGTTCAACTACCAGGACAGGGATATCTTTGGCTGCGTGGCAGACATCGGCTGGATCACAGGGCACACTTACGTGGTCTACGGCCCCCTCTGCAATGGTGgcaccacagtcctttttgaGAGCACTCCCATCCATCCTAACCCTG GCCGCTACTGGGAAACAGTGGAGAGGTTAAAAATTAACCAGTTTTATGGAGCGCCCACTGCCATCCGCCTTCTCCTGAGATACGGCGATGAATGGGTGAAGAAGTACGACCGCTCTTCTCTCAAAGTGCTCGGCTCAG TGGGGGAACCCATCAACAAGGAGGCCTGGGAGTGGTACTTCCACGTGGTTGGTGAGACACGGTGCCCAGTAGTGGACACATGGTGGCAAACTG aAACAGGAGGCATCTGTATCTCACCCCGTCCTTCTAATCCTGGAGCGAAAATCCTTCCAGGCATGGCTATGAGACCCTTTTTTGGGATCAGCCCCTCCCTCCTGGATGACAAG GGAAACGTCCTTCTGGAAAACAACATCTCTGGAGCCCTTTGCATCTCGCAAGCCTGGCCAGGTATGGCACGAACCATTTACAATGACCACAAGAGATTTCTGGAAACCTATCTGACTCCTTATCCAg GGTTTTTCTTCACCGGGGATGGTGTGTATCGTACCAGTGAGGGCTACTACCAGCTGACAGGACGGCTGGACGACATCATTAACATCAGCGGACATCGGCTGGGCACTGCAGAGGTGGAGGATATTGTG AATCACCACGTGGCAGTGGCGGAGTCTGCTGTCATCGGCTACCCACATGAGATCAAGGGAGAAG GAGCCTACGTGTTTGTTGTGCTGAAGAAGGACAGTGGCTACACGCAGGAGACTCTCACTGCTGAGCTACGGGAGTTGATCTCAAAGAAGATCGCTAAGTATGCAGCTCCAGAGTACGTTCAG GTCACACACCGGCTGCCCAAGACACGCTCGGGGAAGATTATGCGTCGGGTGCTAAGGAAAATCGTGGAGGACAAGGCCAGTGAGCTTGGGGACCTAACCACCCTGGACGACCATGAAGCTGTGCAGCAGATAATAGAGGGACGCAAGCTCCTGGTGGAGGGGTGGAAGAGCTGCTAG